caagcTTTTGACCTTACTCAGAGGTTTTACCCTAGGAAAATATCTAGTAAACTGAGCCCTCTGATATGAGacacaaaaatgtataaaatgtaaatgcttcTAGAGAGCAAAATCTATAATCAAAGCAGATTGTTTTATAtgtgcttttgaaataaaatgtgatacactttttctatttgttcttttctgaATTATACATTCAGCTAACATTCAtatcacaaaacattttaaataggtTATGACAAAATTTAAACTATGCACTAAATTATGTTCCCTTAGGTGAAAgtatgaataaatgaaatctaCCCAGATAAACTCaaaagctcatttaaaaaaaagagtttccaTCTTTTTTCCTGCCAATTTCCCTACGTTTGCCCACCTTCAAATGGATGGCTCCAAGcaagaaacttaaaaatcaaatgcAGGATAATTACTCTTGAAAATCGGATACAATCTGGTTATGATTTTACATGGACATCAACACCCTCTGAATGTGTACGGACTCATGGCTCCCCCCACACAGGCCCCATTAAATACCATCCCACTTCTTTCATACTTCATCCCACGTTTGCATTTGGGGATTGTTGCATGCAGAGGAAATATGTGATCTAAAAGAGTAAGTGTTATAGGGCGATGGCAGCTGTGACCTCTTCCTAGCAATTCTATTATCTGGACTTGATGTGAGTGGTTTGCTCTCCCACAGCCCTGTATGTTCTCATGAGCCAGGACTCTTCTTGTGCCTCCTAGAGTGACTAGCTCTGGTCTTTGTCCAGAAGTCCATGATCAATGACACTGAACAAACTGATAAGAATCCAAGTTGAGCTCTGTCTTGTCCATTTCACTGATGACATCCCGCTGTGGTCCAATGAGAAGAAGACTTGCTTTAGGTGCCAACAAGTATCACATCCCACAGACACAAAACTTATCAAATGCCTTGTATAGCTACTTTAGGTCAGCAATAACATATTCATTCACAAAGGTCCTGTACAAACTGGATATGAATCCCTTAATAACATCTCTTTTTTATAGTGTAAATATAAATACTGGGGAAatgatattaaaaagataaaaatgaatagattactttttaaaggcattttataCTTTTCATCTATTTCTAGAAGTTGTATTCTAGATTTTAGTGTTACTAGCAAAGTCAGTATTATCAGTTATAATACTTTACACATTAGTGTAAATGCTAATGTAGTTAGGTAAGAAACAGTTACCTAGGAAAACCAAActggtgctgttttttttttttttaagagatatttCAACTAGTGTGAGAGTATGCTTTTAAAAGTTTGCTAAAGTGCAGTTAACCATTAAAAAGACAGTGATTATTTATGCctacagaaaagttaaaaagtttAAGGGTTTAACAATCTTGTTAatgttttcaaagagccaactatTGCTACAATATCctttatgctatgtgcatgtacaaatatatcacaatgaatcccacttttacATATAAGTATAATGCACCCATTGAAGGGAAACCaggagagtagaagaaggggattggAGGGTGGGGGCAGGCAAGAGTACTTGGGCACACTGGGATTGAAATTGATGAATAACTCACAATGACTCctactattgtgtataattataatgtaccaataaaaacataaaaaagtaaaagccttggaaaaaaaacttggaaaacaatatgtattttttttctatgttcccACATAATGAAATGGAGAATTGAAGAGAGGTACAATAGGGGGAAGAAGATggtcagttttcctttttttttttttttttttgtaagtattGGGGATTGCACACAGGGTCACTACCTCGGCTactaagccatatcccagccctttttattttttattttgaggcagggtcttcctaaggctggcctcaaacttgtaattcttctgcctcagtcttctgatgACCACTTTTCGTTCATAGTTTCAcattgtttgaaatatttcaataaatatgtacTTCTTtagtaattcttatttttatatactgtggtactagggatggaacccagggcctcatgtatgctaggtgagtgctctaccactgagctacaaccccagtccttttggtaattttttaaataatcaaaattagaaaaataacaatgatgatTGATAGGAGCACCTCACACCTATCCCTGTCCTCTCCCTTATCCTGAAGAGGCAAGAGCAGAGAATTGGGGAGCAGGGCTTGGAACCACACAACCTATGCTGATACCTCAGTGTGACTATTCCTTGCTTGTGCACCCTTGGGCACATTACTTAACCTTTCTAAGCCCTGGTTTCCACATCTGTGAAACTGGAGAAATCTTAGTTATCTACCTCAAAAGGTTCttgggaagggctggggttgtagctcagtggttgagtgctttcctcgcatgtggaaggctctgggtttgatcctcagcaccatataaaaaaataaaataaaggcactgtctctctgtatatatatatttttaaagttcttgggaagataaaataaattaatattttatctctttgGGTACACTCCAAAGAGTACTCAGCAAATACTTGCCCTATACATGTTAGTCATTGGTTGGTTACTATGACAATGACTATCGTGACTACAATTAGGAGGTACATAACATGAGATGAAGATTTGAATCCTGATTCTATCACATGATAACTCTATGATTTTTGGAAAGTGATCTAACTCTGGAggcctcagtgttctcatctaTAAACTGGAAATAACTACTAATTTCACAAGGTTACTATGGGAAGTTAATGTTGTATTGTGCAGGAATAAAGCACtaagcacagggcctggcatTCTGCATATACTTGGTAAGTGGAAGTGATCTTTATAGtgagaatttataaaaattgagGTTTTTCTAAGTgtagcaaaaaaaggaaaaaaacccaagaaaCTTCTTTCCACTGAGGCTGACTCTTCAAGCCACATGTCCCAGCTTTGTCTTAAACATTCTGGTCCACTTAGAGTACTCTTATAAATGCCACCCTATCTAAACATTTGAAGTACAAAGTCATTTGCATTTAACTGGCATTTGTTTATAAACATATTGGCTGGAATTTTAAAGTCATAGGTAAATGTAGATAACCATGTCTATCTTGTGGCTGCTGCATTCCCCCAGGAGCCCAGAGCATGGCAAGTACAAATGAGCTTTTCTTGAatgatatgaataaatgaaactaGGGAAAAATCTAGAAGTGGCTTTTGCTTTGTTGAGGGTGGTGAGTATTTCTGCATACAGAAGGCCCATGGGGGATATTTTGGAATTATCTTCAGATTCTGGGCGGACTTAGGCTATTGTAACTGTATTCTAGTCCTGGTTCCCCCTGCTTGACTTTAGATAATCTCCCGAAACTCATGGAgtctatttcttcttcattaataATTAAAACTCCTCACTGTCCATTTGACCACCATGACAAGGAATTCCCTCTTGTTCAGCTCTGTGTCTTAGAGCACTCAGCAAGGGTCCACACTGGGAATTTAAGTTAATTTGGAACTTACTCTAAGGCTTTATAGTCACTTTGAACATGATATAGGAAGAGAAAAACCCTGACACAGCCATGGAgatgatttatttctatttctacttcCATGGTCAAGCCCTGGAACCCAGTAATGAGTTGGAACTCAGGGGCATGCCCTATTTGAGCCACACGGTTAGCACACACATGACCTTAATGCAAAATCCAGAGTGGAAACAATGAGGGAGGCACAAGCCAAAAGAGAAGCGTGAAGCCCACGTGTAAGGAAGGAAGGTCCTTATATTCACGCATTGAGAGAGCAAAGTTTGAACTGTAAAAGGTGCCGTACTACAGAGCAGGAAAGGGGCTGGGTCAGAAGGGTCAGTTTGAGGAAAGCAAATATGCACATCCAACAAGCTTCTGGAGACCTGGCAAACCCCGAGATGCTTTTTTCCACCCCCCACACAATCACATATAAAAAGAGCTACCAGCTTTTCTGGAATTCACTTGGTGACTCTGGGCTGATCCTAGCAGCCCCATGAAAGGACAATCCTCTGCTGGCAGAGGCCTACCTTGCAGTGTGTGGTGCTGACAGGAAGCCCAATGTTGGAGGCGATGACCACAGTGAATGCCGAGGCCAGTTCAATGGTGAAGCCGCTGCAGGAGGGAGCACAAGAAGACATATCATAGGCGCTCTTTGTTGGCCTCACTGACACCCCGTGGGTGCAAAGTCTCACCAGAACATTCTTTGGTTGACTGCTGACTGGGACAGACTGCCATTAGCAGAACAAGAAACTGCTGCATAATGGCAACAATTCACACTAAGACTTTGCATTATACTCATTATACTTGTTGACAGTCCCAAACAGCCTTTTTTTCCTGATACGTTTTCAAAAATCCCACACTGCAGGAACTGGGTCAGAAATTCCTGCTGTGTAATAAGATGATAAATTAGTCATTTTTCTAAAGGAGCATAAGAAAAactatgctttcattttttaaatgtgtgcttattacaaaaaagcaaattttttcaCAGATTATTAATGCTTGTTCAAAGCAACCTTCTAAAagaatcttgttaaaatgaagCTCAAGGGGTAaactgaaaatcagaaaaaaattgcaaatgaaGAGCTCtagtacattttaaaacaagagCAAAGACTTCCTGTAATAGGTAGTTGTATTCTGAAAGTTCTAAGTTTGTCAATTAACCCCTTATATATCTAGAAGCTGTATGAGAGAACGACCACATGTAAAGCTCCGGACCCCCCTCCCATCCCCGCCCCAGAATAGCAGGGGCACATCCCATCTGGCTGAGCTAGAGAGGATGCCTAAGGTAACTACAGAAGGATGGTGGGTGAGAGCTGGGGTGGATGGAGAATTTTTAGGAAAGGAAGGCACTACTTtggatctttttgttgttgttctttttagatatatatgacagtagagtgtattttgacacattatacatatgtggaatatgacttattctaattaggatcccatttcttgtggttgtacatgatgtggagttacactggttgtgtattcatatataaggataggaaagttatgtctgattcattctcctgtctttcccattcccatctttcttcccttcccttcattcccctttgtctaatccaataaacttctaatATTTCCCTCCCTATTCTCCCTTGTTGCGGATTAGCATCAACATATCAGAGAGCACATTCCGCATCTGGTTTTTTTGggttggtttatttcacttggcatcatattctccaattccatccatttactggcaaataccataatttcattcttctttatggccgagtaatattccattatgtatatataccatatcgtttttttatccattcatctgttgtagggcacctagattggttccatagcttggctattataagttgaactgctgtaaacattgcacaagaagtaaaatcaagaatcaatatatgggattgtatcaaactaaaaggcttcttttttttttaaagagagagagagagagagagagagagagagagagagaaaatgagaattctttaatattcattttctagtttttggtggacacaacatctttgttttatatgtggtgctgaggatcgaacccaggccgcacgcatgctaggcgagcgcgctatcgcttgagccatatccccagcccctaaaaggcttcttcacagcaaaggaaataatcaagaccTTGAACAGAgcacctacagaatgggagaaaatctttatcacctgtacctcagatagagtactaatctccaggatatataaagaactcaaaaaacttaataccaaaaccccctcaccccaaaaaacaaaaaaacaaagaacccaatcaataaatgggcaaaagaactgaacgggcacttcacagaagaaatatgagtggtcaaaaatatatgaaaaaacgtttttttaacatctctaacaattagagaaatgcaaattaaaactacactgagattccatctcactctagtcagaatggtaattatcaagaatgcaagtaacaataaatgttgtcgaggatgtgggggaaaaggcacactcatacattgctagtgggactgcaaattggtgcagccaatatggaaagcagtatggagattcctcagaaaacttggaatggaaccatcatttgaccaacttattccactccttggtatatattcaaaggacttaaaatcagaatactacacTGACACACAGCAGCATCGATGTTTATACTTTGGATCCTTAATGTCTTCCACAGACCCATGCATTAAAGGCTTGATCACCAGGATAGTATATCGAGAGGTGGTAGAACTTTTGGGAGATGGGACCTAGTGGGAAAtccttaggtcactgggtgtGCCCTTGAAAGAGATGTTGAGACcccagctttttctttctctctggcttGAGAGGTGAGTAGTTTTTCTCTGCTACATGTTCCTGCCAGAGTGCTGCCTCACCACCGGTCCAAAGCAATGAGGCCAACCTATGATGGACTAGAACCTCTAAATCTGcaatccaaaataaattttttctaagttggttatctcaggtatttggtttgtttttagatgctagggattgaacccagggtctcatgcatgctaggtaagtgctctccTACTAAGCTACCTctccaggtattttgttatagtgctgaaaatcaaacagaaaagaagCCTGATGTGCTCGGATGACAGCTTCCCTAGAACAGGTAGAGCTGATGTGCATAAGGAATTTTGGAGAAAGATGGGCCCAGACACTGGTGCTGTTTGCCCTACCCTTCCTCTCCACTTGCTCTCAGGGTTTCATAATGGGAAAACCAACAGTGGAAGGACACTGGGGGCTGCCACAGGCTTcccattttcccttccctcctgctcTGCTTCAGCTACTACTTCCCTCTGAACCTTTCTGTCCCACATCTCAGTGCCACTGTAGGTGAGTCAGGGGAGTGTGGTGACAGAGGGGGGTGACCAGTGGTGAACAAAAGTGGAAGAGGGGGTCGCTCTTGTCCTTTGCCCCTTCCTCACTTGTGATCATTGATGGTGGACAAGCAGCATGGGTGCTCTCAGACACCAACTCAGGCTTGACAGCAGGCCTCAACAGCCAAGCCCTGTCAACCCAACCTGTTGGCTCACCTGGAAGGTGTGATTGGAGTGAGGTCTTTTCCCATGGTCTGGATCACTCTTCTTCCCCAAACCCAGAGACCTGTACAAATTCCAACTCCTCCATAAAACAGCAGCCAGACAGGAGTAGCTGCTTCTTGCATCACTCCACCGTGTTCATAAATCAGCCACAAAGCTACCAGGGGCCCAATGGCATtactggaaagaaaaagattaattaaaCATACACATGGCACACAATATACAGTGACTTCTCAATCTCAAGAATGAGTCTTACTTTACTTATGGCTTATCACATAGTCTAgtggtgataaaatattttttgtatagtCAAAAGCAGAACCTGGAATTATTGTCTTAGTCATTTTTAAGTGTagagttaaataattttaagtatactTACACTGCTGTGAAATAGgtctctagaactttttttttttttttttttttttatcttgcaaaTGTAAAACTCTACACTCTGTAAACAGCAATCCTATGCACCTCTCCCCCCAGCGACTGGCAACTGCCACTCTGCTTTCTGGTTCTGATTTTGACCATTTCAGATGCCTTGGACAATTGGAATATAGTATTTATCTCTTTATTcaggtttatttcacttatgtcTTCAGGGTTAATTCATGATGTACCATGTGataggatttcctttttttaagtctGACTGATACTCCACTgtatttatataccacattttgtttagcCATTGTTCCTTCATTGGATATTTATGTTGCTTCCacctcttggctattgtaaataaggCTGCTTTGATCATGTGTGTGCAAATTATCTCTGAAACTCTGCACTAAATTCTTTGGGATTTGTACCCAGAAGTAAGATTGTTAGATCAAATGGtagttttatctttaaatttttgaggaatctccattctgttttccatagtggttaagccattttatattcctactaATAGAGCACAGAGGTTCTAATTTTTCCACATCTTGccaacatttctgttttttttttctctcctgacaGTCATCCTAATGGTGTGTCATTTACTAACTctttaaaaagttctgaaaaatCACAAGAAGTGGACATAATAACCaagttctgtttttcttctttttttcccccagatttctttccatttccactGCCACATCTGCTACTGCTACTAATACTAGCTCCTGGTTTTGGTAGATCTGTCTGGTTCCATACGATGAAATCACAAATATTATTGCTCACCATGAATTCATGCAGCCCCCCTGCAAACTAGGCAATGtcactttctttttcctgatgaggaaaccaaggccaaGGTCAAGTTGCTGGCACGAAGAAGGACTGAGGCATGAATTCAGGCTCACTCAGGCACTCACACGCTTTCCTGGGACATGCTATTGCCCCTCAGGCCTTAGGCAGCCCCCGCAGAGAACTGACAtgttgtttgtttgggtactgaggatttaacccaggattgcttaaccactgagccaatccccagcccttttaaaaaatattttatttagagatggggtttcactgagttgcttagtgccttgctcagttgctgaggttgtctttgaacctgtgatcctcctgccacagtcctgagccactgggattacaagcgtgtgccactgtgcccagcacatgTGGGATTTTAATGGCTTTGCTAGCTCTAGTTTCCTCCTGCAGTCCAGCTGTGCAGAATATAAGCTGAGAGTCACAAAGAACTGGCTCCCAAGTctgcttctttttagttatgtgaCCTTGGTGTCTTTGAAGGCTATTGCTTACCTGGCTCAAAGGGTTGTTTTGAAAAGGATTAGAATACGTTAGAAATGGTTCAGTATTGAAGCCTATTGCAAACTTTTCTTGAATGAATAGAAGCCTCTTTCATGGTTAGTTATTGTTTCTAGAACCTGGCTGTGATCAGGAGGCATCCTGCGCAAAGTCTCAAAACCAGAACCAAATTGCAAGCAATTGTTCCAAACTCTGGTCATCTAAAGTACTGAACACCCGGATTCTTCTTCTGAACTTGAAATACTgttttggggtggtttgttacTTTTTCATAGATATGTTTGTCTAATCTCCCTAACTAAAGCTTAATCTCCTAGAGGTGAGGAGCCCAATTCATAACACTCTGTCAGTACCAGGCCTTCAATgaagaattcttaaaaatgagGAGGAATGTAGTGGTGTGAGGGGCACACAAAAGTTAAGATAGGACATAACATGGAGCCCCAAATAAAATCACATGGAAACACCCATAAGACACTGAACAGAGCAGAGGATGCCCAGGCTTGTCTGGCTTCAagacttcttttaaaaagaacagaagtgAAGTTTCGTATACATAGGCTAGGTACAGCACCCACAGAGAAGTCAATAATTGGGCAGTAAAAAAAGTGGCAGCATGTTGTCCTAATTCAGACCAAAACATGAACCCTGCatgttaatgataataatagGAGTGGTGACAATGGATTGGTTGCTGAGTATGTGAGGAAAACTGTCATAAGCATGATATACCAGAATCTTACATCATCCTCACGGAAACCCTACGAATTTGGAACTAATTCGACCCTATTTTACagattgggaaactgaggctttggGGAGGCATATGACTTGTCTAGGGCTACACAACTAGAAGAGAATGAAGACTCAAAGTTGAGGCCCCCAGATTCTAGCAGACTTTGCTGCCTCCTCCAGAGTAAAGGCCTGGGGCTGAGCCAAAGGAGTCTGCGCAGGAGGCCACACCCTCCCCCAGCCTGATTCCCTCTGTTGCAGGAAGAAATGCCTCCACATAATCACACTGAAAGGCATAACTTAAAGCTACACCAGGTAGCTATGTAGTCTGCAAATGTGGAGTGGGGAAGACTACAGAGACCTCAGGTGGTGCTGACCCTCCTCACAAGAAGCCACGAAGGAAAAGTGCTCAGTTACTCAATTTATCCCAGACTTTGTAGTCCAACTGTCCTTCCACCCAGAGTCCAATCTGGAAGGACTCCTGGGGACTGTTGCTGCACCAGTGATCCTCCCCCCCAAGCAGCCCTTCTGGGCAGCCTCCAGGGCTCTGCACAATCCCACCTAAATGCCTCCCGCTGGGATTCTGGAGCCACAGAcactggctgctgctgctgctccagtgTGACCACAAGCCAGCAGTTCCTGAGTACAACCTGGCTCTCATCACAGACTCTAGCCTGTGTGACATCCGCCATGCCTTTGCATGTGCTAACACCGACACCACAGTTGTCACTGGGAATAACTAAGACGGACATGTTATTGCCACTGGATTCTGGGAGCtggtttttctattttacagGGGAGAAAAATCGAGGCAAGAGGGCCTAAATATATAACATTCCCTCCAAGTAAATGCCTGTGCCCATTTTCTGCTTTGAAAACTCCTGTTAAACCTACCAAGCCCTGTTTCAATGCTATctgcctgcctcagtctcctgagttgctgggactgcaggtCCCACTACTGGGACCTGCACCCCAAAGATAGAAATTCTTTTCTGTGCTTTGGGGCCCTACATATTTCAGGTCTGACTGACTTGCTGACTATACAGTctccactctctcctctctcaaagcTCTTGCTCTTCCTAGAGTATCCCATGTACTCTCTGTCTTTGGCCTTTACACCTGTTGTTCCCTCTTCCCACGACATTCACCTGGCTGGCTCCCTCACCTCCTTCAGACCTGGCTCAACACGCTCTTCCCTGCACACTTACCTATCACTGCAGCCCCCCACCAGCTCCCCCTTTCTATTTGATTGTTCTTTGAACCTTCGTCACTATCTAGCGCACTATGCATGTCACTCCTGTGTTTATTATCCCCCAGTAGGAGGGATTTTTGTCTGTGTCGTCTACTGCTATATTCTGGAACCCAAGAGACCCTCAATACAGACTCATTAAACAAATGAACATTTCATTTACCTCACATCATTGCCACCATGAGCAAAGGACCCAAAACAGGCAGTGAGGACTTGCAGAAAATGGAACAGGAGATGGACCTCAGCAgtgtccttctcttccttttcttcttctgcaGGATCCTCTCGAGGCTGGCCAGGATCTGTCAGCTCAGATGCTAGTTTCATTTCCACACCACCCTCCTCTGCCTCGATCTCAGCTTCTGCAACTGCATTGCAATAGCTGGAGTAGCTGTCATAGCGAAGTCTCTTTTTAGAATAGGACACAGTGTCACCCACCAGCTTCTCACTATCTTCTGGGGCAGAGGACGAGTCAGTAGCTTTGAAAGTGGAGTGAACTGGCATCCCACAAATGGCTGCGGTGTAGCATGTGTAACTGTTGTTTCGTCGCAGGAACCTGTAGTTGTTTTCCTGGGCGGGCTTCTCCTCAGGGCCCCTGTCTATGTGAATTTTGTGCAGCAAGTCTTTGTAGAGCCCCGAGTCTTTGTGTACAGTGTGATACACATGTCCGTCACTCCTCGTGTGGCCATCAAAGCCAAATGTGCCATTGGAGATCGGTGATTTTATAGAACCATGAGTCATGGAAAGGGCCCTTCCTGAAAAGGATTttacaaagttttatttaagaatagAGGTGTAGTTCGGTGGTAAGAGAGCACACTTAATATGcaaaggctctgggttccatccctggcaccaatcaaacaaaatgttttattttttagcatcTTGAATATAAACCATGTCTGCAAAGAAATATTCCCTACCATTTCCTGGCATTGGTCCTGGAAGGTTGGattatacaaaattttaattcttttctgtcTGCTTCATTTTCTAACTATAAAGTACAGtagggttaaaattaaaaatataaacaaacttgGAAGCATATAACAAAAGGGCAGAACTAACAACATAGTATGTCAAAAtgctaaattcttttaaaaagtatcttcCAGAAATACAGCACTCTTTTCTACTTCTAGCTATCTATAAAGGAAGAAATCTAATATGAAATTTTAGAAGAACTTCATACATGACGCTGGGTATGGtgatgcacacttataatcccagtgactagggaggctgaggcaggagggtcacaagtttgaggccagcctcagcagcttactaagaccctgtctaaaaagaaagaaaaaaaagatctggggatatagctcaggggtaaagtacccctgggccaatcctcagtacctctgtactacaggaaaaaaaaagaaaaaaaaaaaggaaaaaaaacaccttaattATATGAGGCAAAATGCAGTTCACATTAGATAGGTAGTGTACTATGTGCTTCTTAACAGTGGGAGGCAGTATGTGTCAGATCAGcaggataaaattaattttccaccTTTAGAggactaggaatatagctcagaggtaaagcataTGTTCACCATGCAGGAGGCacatacaaaaaccaaaaccaatttGTTTTCTCTGAGCTGTGCCTGAGAATAAACCTATGGAAAGCAGGTGCTGGGGGCCCACCTTGCAGGAGGGGAAGTGGCTGGACAGTCTTGAGCAGTCACTGTCCATCAGGTTATAAGGCTAAAGGTTACCCCAGGTAGTCTGGGTGGTTTCTAAGGTTTCTGTGATTCTAGGTAGGACCATGTCCATAGGTTCCAACCTTATCCTTCACTTCTTGTCTTCCCCGAGGAAGTAGCCGAGTGAACCAGTCTTCAGCATTGGGGGAAGCTTTGCGCAGGTAAGCTGAGTGAGTGCAGCACGGCCACTGGCTGCAGTGGGCCCTTGGCAcctcagaaaagaataaatagcTCTGGGAAGAAAATCACAGGACAGGAGAGAGCCTGCTCTGGTGCCTGGAATGGCTTCCTGAGGTCTCTTTAGCTTCTGGGTTTTCTCAAAACATAGAATTGAGGGACTAGAGATGTAGCACAGGGGTAAAGTGCAGGCTTAGTACATGAGGAGCCTTGGGTTCAACTCTAGCACCAACACTGAAACTCATGACATTGGGGAAAACTTTTGGATCTCCACGCAGGCCTGGCTGGTCATCTAAGAAATGCCTTAGCACCTCTGGTAACCCCAAGTTCTGCAGGCGAGTCTTACCATAGGAGGCGCGTGGGTGGTTCCCAGACGATGTGCCTTCTGAGGCCCCTGATGCTTCCCCAGATGATCCTGTTAGAGGGACGGTGCTGTCATCATTTGCCTTGACACCTGGGAGCTCTTTGAAGACAGGGGACTCCGCTTCTTGGACTTTATTGAGACTTTCCTCAGATACTCGTGATAAAGCACCctctttctgtaattttcctaGAGAAAATAGAATCATAACTACAACTTTCGGAAGAGAATTCTGTTACtgaaaagtgaatattaaaatgtgaatatatctCTATGTGTTAGCACTTACTTTGGGAGAAAATAAGGTACAGCTAGcctgagaaaataaagtaaaaagctTAATTATCTGTAAAACTCTAGCCAGGAAATTTACCTACTAAGGAAAAAGATGAGTATTTAGGGCCTGAGTTACTACATctaaaaaccacaaaaaagaGAGGGTTAAATTTGATCACCCAGAGCTCTCCCAGGGACAATGTTCTGTAAATCCACAATCATCTAGACTGGCCTCCTATTTCCTTAAACTAAC
This portion of the Urocitellus parryii isolate mUroPar1 chromosome 14, mUroPar1.hap1, whole genome shotgun sequence genome encodes:
- the Slc20a2 gene encoding sodium-dependent phosphate transporter 2 isoform X2 yields the protein MAMDEYLWMVILGFIIAFILAFSVGANDVANSFGTAVGSGVVTLKQACILASIFETTGSVLLGAKVGETIRKGIIDVNLYNDTVEILMAGEVSAMVGSAVWQLIASFLRLPISGTHCIVGSTIGFSLVAIGTKGVQWMELVKIVASWFISPLLSGFMSGVLFVLIRMFILKKEDPVPNGLRALPVFYAATIAINVFSIMYTGAPVLGLVLPIWAIALISFGVALLFALFVWLFVCPWMRRKIAGKLQKEGALSRVSEESLNKVQEAESPVFKELPGVKANDDSTVPLTGSSGEASGASEGTSSGNHPRASYGRALSMTHGSIKSPISNGTFGFDGHTRSDGHVYHTVHKDSGLYKDLLHKIHIDRGPEEKPAQENNYRFLRRNNSYTCYTAAICGMPVHSTFKATDSSSAPEDSEKLVGDTVSYSKKRLRYDSYSSYCNAVAEAEIEAEEGGVEMKLASELTDPGQPREDPAEEEKEEKDTAEVHLLFHFLQVLTACFGSFAHGGNDVSNAIGPLVALWLIYEHGGVMQEAATPVWLLFYGGVGICTGLWVWGRRVIQTMGKDLTPITPSSGFTIELASAFTVVIASNIGLPVSTTHCKRDVISEMDKTELNLDSYQFVQCH
- the Slc20a2 gene encoding sodium-dependent phosphate transporter 2 isoform X1, whose protein sequence is MAMDEYLWMVILGFIIAFILAFSVGANDVANSFGTAVGSGVVTLKQACILASIFETTGSVLLGAKVGETIRKGIIDVNLYNDTVEILMAGEVSAMVGSAVWQLIASFLRLPISGTHCIVGSTIGFSLVAIGTKGVQWMELVKIVASWFISPLLSGFMSGVLFVLIRMFILKKEDPVPNGLRALPVFYAATIAINVFSIMYTGAPVLGLVLPIWAIALISFGVALLFALFVWLFVCPWMRRKIAGKLQKEGALSRVSEESLNKVQEAESPVFKELPGVKANDDSTVPLTGSSGEASGASEGTSSGNHPRASYGRALSMTHGSIKSPISNGTFGFDGHTRSDGHVYHTVHKDSGLYKDLLHKIHIDRGPEEKPAQENNYRFLRRNNSYTCYTAAICGMPVHSTFKATDSSSAPEDSEKLVGDTVSYSKKRLRYDSYSSYCNAVAEAEIEAEEGGVEMKLASELTDPGQPREDPAEEEKEEKDTAEVHLLFHFLQVLTACFGSFAHGGNDVSNAIGPLVALWLIYEHGGVMQEAATPVWLLFYGGVGICTGLWVWGRRVIQTMGKDLTPITPSSGFTIELASAFTVVIASNIGLPVSTTHCKVGSVVAVGWIRSRKAVDWRLFRNIFVAWFVTVPVAGLFSAAIMALLIYGILPYV